The sequence below is a genomic window from Pectinophora gossypiella chromosome 21, ilPecGoss1.1, whole genome shotgun sequence.
agtgggacgaacacattattggaatcactaagaaggataactcccttttatacataattagaaaagctttttatcatatagatacggaattgtttcttaggctttacaaaacttacttacgtcagaccgctgttagaacatgggtttcaaatatggagactttactatcggaaggacattgcactactagagagagtccaaagaagagcaacaaagatggtgacagtactggttggccggagtggaccttagcgggggccgcaggactctcacctctggcttgccttcattggccagccagagtggggcgttagagctataggtacgctcgcagggtggaagcgaaagatgcataagtcgcgagttggtaaggcgagtaaaccgcctcgcagaaagcggtgtacacctcttgacaccctgagatgctcacaaccatgttgctgtcttgccgtccagtcgcgtcggctagataggtggcccaaccagtgagtgacgagtcaccgcctgcccaaagtatctctgttattaacattggtcgagcaggcgcagtagccccagtatataggttcactaacccccaacccaatagcccagttccttttgttcccataatctgcaatagtcctacacgaaccagggattgtctttgggtgcactcccaaagtgcatacagggataatcgccggttggtgtcacaacacatttagagtaaattgtcttaaggggcctctacgtgttggcttcggccccacgcacgccttccaaaagtccgggactccatgacagacccgacccgagacatggaaacgacatacaaataataataagattaaaaataattaaataaaaaatattttcccatgattcgggaatttttcgggtgtttattttattttcccatattttcccgatattttttctttcccacccaattttttctttccctgcccatcaatAGTTatgacaaagaaaaaaaaaaaaaaaaaatctgactgaCTGGATTTGAACTCGCacctcttgtcaagccgggacgagcgtgttaaccattaaaCCACCGGgttctcctcctgtccatgcgaaattctttcgatctatgtatcgtcataaAACGCTCAtttcggcttgacaagagctgcaggtTCAAGGCCCGTCAGGATcaatttttttcgttttaaattttttctttgcgagtttccctaagcacgggttattatcatcactaatttaagagacacgcttttgtcggtgtagcattctttatgcatttttttttattaagcacgggtaaaaaataatgtaatcaaTATATGATTTTCAAGGTCAAGTATTGAtagtcaaactatcgatagctcGGCAACAGTAATACTTATACTAATTTCACTTTGTACTCACTTATTCAACACTTACAAACGTATTTCAAGATGtacactcgactcttcctccactcgactcttcctccactcgactcggcctcagctgagcattttgttttgttgacatttacgtcctcgacttgaggactttactcactggagtcgagcatatcgtactgccaacataataatacgaaagtaatgacgtcatgccttactgCAGTACACTCGAGGTAAGGTTGAGGCGCCGgttaagaataccgattttgaggtGAGTTCGAGGAAGGCCTTGAGGTCGCCTTGACTGAGGAGagttaaggctgcgtttccattgacgcggagctgtgcggaggggagcggagatgtgcaggaatcgaccaatcaccgtgagggagaaagtgacagagcgtcttcgtttttcgctctctcgaacgctgtgattggtcaaacccgcacatctccgctcttctccgcccatctccgcgtcagtggaaaccctaGACTACGGCTATTATTGTCCTACCCGTTGTATAAGAaaatcaggtatgctcaaaactgacagctagcagttcaaggttaacccagctgacgtcatcccaccctgggttgccatttcgtaaaaaataaattaccctcgtccaatgtttttaatttactttgtaaggaaattttgtaagtacctttattaaaagatttacttacagttttaatatgtgacaagtagtagtaagtaattaaatacatttattttatttattcttctataataaaatttacgtcttggaatgttggagataccaattcaatggtaacacttacgtcatcaatgggctagcaatggcggcttgttatagagagagagagagagagagagagagaaaacgtttattcaaacaaacagcacacaaaacaaaaacataacattgaaataacacttataggctataaacatttacacaaaagaaaagaaataaaattaataacaaaagtGTTGTGTGAGATAGTGCGCATTTATTTGAAAAGGTAAAACGACTCAGCATATGTTTGCCCCAAAGGGAAgcaaacgctgattttcagtcgcACCTACATCATTCGACAAATCCCGGGGAAGCAGCTATAGATACAGTTAGATacatagatataataatatgttggtTTGAATATGTAAAAAATTTACTTAACGTACAAACTGgataaactaaatatatatagctaattatgatactttattttataatatttcatacttttatagatatgtattatttattatatacttatatagttATTCAACGAACAATgcataacaacaaaatatatgtctatatttatttatttttaaacatagaagtatgtaggtaatttttttttttttttttttttttttttttattattattattattttttttttaatgctaaAAACAGACCAGATTCATtgtatagtataaataaataaaaaacttcgaAAGAATAATAAGTTcattaatgatatgttttttttatcattgtAATTGTAACCCATTCCTGGAGTCCTAGGCCATCAGAGCAACATTTGCTTTTTGAGCAGAAAGacttttaatgtttgtttgaaACGAACAGAACCCATGGAAGGTTTACGAAGTGGTGGAGGAAGATCATTCCAGCATTTAGTGGCCTGATGGCGAAAACTCCCCTCGAATGCTCTTGTTTTGTGGAAAGGTGTTACAAGGAGGAAAGTATTTACGTACCTAGAGTTAAACCTGAAAGATTTCCATGTGATTTTATCAAATAGGTATGGaggctttttactttttatcacAGACAGAACCAACGAGGCCAAGTGAAGATTTCTTCTAGATTCCATATTGAGTAGTCCCTTAGTATTTAGCCACGGCGTAATATGACTACGGGGGGGAACCTTGTAGCAGAATCTAATACATGCATTTTGTACTCGTTGTAGGGCGCGCTTCGAAGTAGACAAAAGACATGGACCGATAACTACGTCGCAatagtttaattttgataaaattagtGATTCACATAACGTCAAACGTAGTTCTTCATTAAGGAAAGGacgaattttatataatatttttaaccgaAACATACAATTCTTTACAACACTTAATACATGGTCTTCAAAACGTAATTTACTGTCCATAAGTACACCCAAATTTCGCGCCCTAGCAACACACTCTATGGGAGTACCGAGAACTTCTACTCTGGGATTCTGTTGAGTTGTTTTATCCACCTGATTTTTGGAACCTAAAATCATAAAATGAGACTTActtgaattaagtaataaagcaTTGTGAGCAGACCATTGACTTATACTATTAAGGTCTTCATTCAAATTGTTTAAAGCAGGAGATACGTCATGCGGGTCAACATGTATGTATACTTGTACATCATCTGCATAGATGTGATATTTGCAGTATTTGATGTGCTTAGTTATGTCGgcagtataaataataaaaagaagagGGCCCAGTATAGATCCTTGGGGCACCCCTCTATTCAGAGGTTCTACTTGAGAGCGGACAGTCTTCCCGTTGCCTAAACGTATTTGAACTAATTGAAATCTATTGGTTAAGTAACTGGAGAACCAAGATATTGTTGTAGCTTCAAATCCGTAATAGGACATTTTGCTTATGAGCAGAGGAATACTAATTGAGTCAAAAGCTCGTGAGAAATCTAATAAGGTAAGCAGAGTAGCCTGCCCTATTTCTTGTGCTGCCAAAACATTGTCTATAACATCCAACAGTGCAGTGCTGGTGCCAAAACCCTTACGGAAACCAGATTGGTTACTAGGTAGGATGTTATTATCATCAACAAATTTTGACAGTTGCCAGAAGACAATTTTCTCAAGCACCTTAGAGAGAAAGGGTAAGATGCTAATCGGTCTAAGGTCTTTAAATTCGTTTGCATTACTATTCTTGGGGATCGGTGTAATGAGAGCAGTTTTCCATATGGATGGAAATGTCCCAGAAGTGATTGATTTGTTTATAATGGCAGTGATAAAAGGCAAAGTAAAAGGTAGTGTCATCAACACCATATCCATGTTAATATCATCGTAGCTCTGAGCATTAGACTGTATCGACAAAATAGCCTTAGTGACATCACCTTCATCCACCTCCCTCAAACAAAAGGTGGCTGCACCAAAAGTATgagaattaaaaaaagtaaattctgtATCGGGGATATTTTCACAGTTGGGAAGTTGCAAAAAATGCTTATTTATCTCGTTGGGGTCAGAAAATTTCGCAGGAAGACTTTCCTTATTTGAGGAATCGGGCAATATATTCTTTTTAAGATTCTTCCACAGGCTCTTTGGATCTGCAGCATTACAATTGATAGACTGATTAAAAAAAGCACGTTTAtcattaaataacataatatccaTTTGTTTTTGCAACTGTTTATAATATAGTTTGTCACAGTCACAATGAGTGGAACGATATTTTTGTAATGCTTTGTTTTTCATATCCATAATTAAATTTGTGTTATCGGTCAGCCACGGGATTGGTTTATTTTTCAAGTAGACCACCTTTTTAGGAGCGTGGCGATCGAATATGTCTAGCAcaaaagtattaaaaagtaTTAACATGTCGTCAACTGATTGAACATGACTCAGGGAGAACCAGTCATAAGTTTGCAAGTCTTTATCAAACACTTTAACGTCTATGTCCTTAATTGGCCTGTAAGTAATATATCTGGGCACGTATTTATCTTTCTTTATATTCAGAGACGCAAAAACCATAGCGTGACCACGTAAACCAGAAGGGTAGCACAGCTCAACCTGCTTGTGTTCTATATCAGTACATATAACATCCACAAGAGTCGCGCTATGATCTGTAAAATGTGTGGGTTCCGTTACAATTTGGGTTAGATTCACGGcttgtaaaaatgtatggaactttTTAAACTTACTATCTGCAATGGTCAACTGATCAATGTTAAAATCACCCAATAAGATAATGTTATCGAAGTTCGCAAGAGTGGAGATTGTACACGATAAAACATCCAGAAGAGCATCGACAGTTAGCCATTCTGGCCGATATGCCGTGCCAATTGCTATTTTTCTACCATTAATATTTGTTCTGAGCCACCATTGCTCAATAGAAGAGTTATCGTGTTTAATAATCCTAGTATTAATACCTTGCCGAATGTAATAGGCTAAACCCCCACCACGGCCGTTACGCATGCTTTGGGGTCGAGGTACCATTTTAAAGATATAGGATGGAATAGCAGGTGCTAGTTTTtttataggattgagcatacctggtcttcttataccatggtcctACCAACACTTTCACTAACTAAACTTCTTCTCCAGGACGGCTTTGACGTCATCATAGACTCCGAAGAAGACGAAGCCGCCGATCATGAATGCTGTCGTCCTGGGCGCGACGCCTGCGAACAGGCCGCGAAGGCCGCGGGTGCAGTAGGTGTGCTCTAGGACGGCTAGGACGCGCAGCTTGGGCGATGTGGTGTGTTCGGCCAGCATTATTCGCGTCTTTGCGAGGTCAAGAGGTGTCGTGGCTGCTGCGGCGAACCCACCGGCCAGGGAGCCGCATACTGCGCTCTGAAGAGTTAGACcagtttaaattgtattgcaaaCGGCGTCTAGTTACTTATATGGTCAGAGTCTGAAGACTCaacctctgtagtccagtggttgagctttcgatgcacgatccggaggtccaggattcgaatcccggtagggacataatcacaaaatcgctttgtgatccctagtttggttaggacgttgcaGACCGATCACCctattgtccgtaagtaagatgatccgtgcttcggaaggcacgttaagccgttggtcacggttactgcttactgatgtaagtacgtagccatgtcaggggcttcaatagtaaacctgataccagggttgatgaggtcgctaattcacctcacagcccacacgatagaagaagaaagttcAGTCAGTTTTATTAGTCATGCACCATGGGTGGGGTCGGTGCCAACCACTCCAATAGGGCTGtgtgcaacgtgataaaattttgtcacggtcattttatcgattctgacgatataattatgtcgttttgtcgattggtgctaatacgtgaacccaaataagtcgtgtagttctgtcaaaatacgaacaaaatcacgtggcacgcatgttagggcaaaaaaacaaacttatcttaCTTAGtttacttaaaggttgcctggaagagattgctacttagcaataaggccgcctattgtactcattctatttctcttttgtttttgtattttgttttttcctgtttgtgcaataaagtatttgttatgttatgttatcaatttgcgcatgttagccctgctgaagAAGAACATACCTGCAAGCTGGTGATCTCTCCGTTGTTGTGCTGCCTCACCGTGGCCTTCATCAGCTCCCACACTGGCAGCTCTATGAAGCTGAACGGCAAGTCTCGTGCGACAGTCGATAGGAACCCTCGGTACACGCCCTTGCGCATGCCTTCCGACTTGTATGCCTGgtaatttgtataataataataaagctccaGTATCCctgtccactaacccccaacccaatagcccagttccctttgttcccataatctgcaatagtcctacacgaaccggggattgtctttgggtgcactcccatagtgcatacagggataatcgccggttagtgtcacaccacatttagattaaactgtcttaaggggcctctacgtgttggcttcggccccacccacgccttccaaaagtccgggactccgtaggcccgagacatggaaacgacatacaaataataataataaataataaaaaaagttaaattctCACTCACAATTACAATAAAACTTAGCATAGTACTACCCACAGTGAACATGTTTATATTgtgagagagactggtgtccggtcacgagcatatatatgtatacactttggtaccatgtcacattaatttttttgacaaattgaactgtaagtatcactaaatgtattatgttagtgcgacagagtcctaaagtgggtacattatattgctaatTAATTTGGATCATAAGTCCAACCATGAACTcaacagttgactcgaccattatagacagcgatacggctcacctatcacgttggtctaacagaaatcttggtgaggtgtg
It includes:
- the LOC126376678 gene encoding S-adenosylmethionine mitochondrial carrier protein-like, whose protein sequence is MELSKKGSMSSLYLSPLLAGAVAGFSVDVTLYPLDTLKTRLQSQQGFHKAGGFRGVYKGLMTVVATSMPMSALFFMSYEGTKSTLLPHAASHWAPAVHMFAASVGEVFACVIRVPAEIAKQRKQTYVGSGTRSAISILLEAYKSEGMRKGVYRGFLSTVARDLPFSFIELPVWELMKATVRQHNNGEITSLQSAVCGSLAGGFAAAATTPLDLAKTRIMLAEHTTSPKLRVLAVLEHTYCTRGLRGLFAGVAPRTTAFMIGGFVFFGVYDDVKAVLEKKFS